In Papaver somniferum cultivar HN1 chromosome 1, ASM357369v1, whole genome shotgun sequence, a genomic segment contains:
- the LOC113316775 gene encoding uncharacterized protein LOC113316775, giving the protein MVGVKACSSHACATSKLSPGDSAFLDNATEYRSLVGSLQYLTWTSHEICYVVNQGTIDHGILFTKAMQDLQGFSDADWAGDPTDRWSTSGFCILFGEHPVTWSCKKHPRVARSSTEAEYRSLA; this is encoded by the exons ATGGTAGGTGTTAAGGCATGCTCCTCTCATGCTTGTGCAACTTCTAAATTATCTCCTGGTGATAGTGCTTTTCTGGACAATGCAACAGAGTATAGATCTCTTGTTGGTAGTTTGCAATACCTAACATGGACCAGTCATGAAATCTGCTATGTTGTTAACCAG GGGACAATCGATCATGGTATTCTCTTTACCAAAGCAATGCAAGATTTGCAAGGTTTCTCAGACGCCGATTGGGCTGGTGACCCTACTGACAGATGGTCCACTAGTGGGTTTTGTATCTTGTTTGGGGAACATCCAGTCACTTGGTCATGCAAGAAGCATCCCAGAGTTGCGCGCTCATCAACCGAGGCTGAGTACCGTAGTCTTGCTTAA